One Dictyostelium discoideum AX4 chromosome 3 chromosome, whole genome shotgun sequence genomic region harbors:
- a CDS encoding hypothetical protein (CG11323 protein), whose product MKLVVLIVFILFICTFINSSTDINEDVVETLTATTKQPDSQNSFDLEKIKESIRNRKKIFKIDQISSNHTLIREALIQRGYAESKSISRGFDIKWSWCWEMLGVRNKDQIVNHFINHDEIGSKSGLTKNMNKLYQNGDKELKDEISKIFPRSYILSNPLEKKAFIKDFNRLKNNNNNNNKIKNNNEKLVGISNDELLNFNNHYGENIISTTTTTTTNEKEIILENDKEELIIYPIQNHIDGNKNIWICKPSANARGVGIRIFDDLNLLLEYSAQGNDEFIVQKYIESPYTIENTKFDIRQFVLVKSLNPLIIFKFRECYLRFCSIEYSNDDLNDRFVHLSNYQVQKDFSKDKNKWSKVSNQWSLSQFKDYLSADSENKVQWENELNEKIKKLVITTIKSWPRNGHNKGSFELLGFDILLNDQMEPMLLEVNTNPGLHLLTDNVKVHHKIAVDDLFKVVLDNQNLWYNQNNKDDHNQNWIKNLTNQQQIDYFGQWEPIYVGDFDKSIEHLSISRPNTLVSVGNK is encoded by the exons atgaaattagtggtgttaattgtttttatattatttatttgtacttttattaatagttCAACTGATATCAATGAAGATGTGGTTGAAACTTTAACTGCTACCACCAAACAACCGGATTCACAAAATTCTTTTGATCTTGAAAAGATTAAAGAGTCAATTAGGAAtagaaaaaagatatttaaaattgatcaaATTTCGTCAAATCATACATTAATTAGAGAGGCTTTAATTCAAAGAGGTTATGCTGAAAGTAAATCAATATCAAg aggaTTTGATATTAAATGGAGTTGGTGTTGGGAAATGTTAGGAGTAAGAAATAAAGATCAAATTGTAAATCATTTTATAAATCATGATGAAATTGGATCAAAATCAGGTTTAACaaaaaatatgaataaaTTATATCAAAATGGagataaagaattaaaagatgaaatttctaaaatattCCCAAGATCATATATTTTATCAAACCCATTAGAAAAGAAAGCATTTATAAAGGATTTCaatagattaaaaaataataataataataataataaaattaaaaataataatgaaaaattagttggaatttcaaatgatgaattattaaattttaataatcattatggtgaaaatataatttcaacaacaacaacaacaacaaccaatgaaaaagaaataatattagaaaatgataaagaagaattaataatttatccaattcaaaatcatattgatggtaataaaaatatttggatTTGTAAACCAAGTGCAAATGCAAGAGGAGTTGGTATTAGaatttttgatgatttaaatttattacttGAATATTCAGCACAAGGaaatgatgaatttattgtacaaaaatatattgaatCACCATATACCATTGAAAATACAAAGTTTGATATTAGACAATTTGTTTTGGTAAAGAGTTTAAATCcgttaataatttttaaatttagagaATGTTATCTTAGATTCTGTTCAATAGAGTattcaaatgatgatttaaatgatagaTTCGTCCATCTTAGTAATTATCAAGTTCAAAAAGATTtttcaaaagataaaaataaatggtcAAAAGTTAGTAATCAATGGTCATTGTCACaatttaaagattatttATCAGCTGATAGTGAAAACAAAGTTCAATgggaaaatgaattaaatgaaaaaattaagaaattaGTGATTACAACCATTAAAAGTTGGCCAAGAAATGGTCATAATAAAGGttcttttgaattattagGTTTCGATATTTTATTGAATGATCAAATGGAACCAATGCTATTGGAGGTAAATACAAATCCTGGTTTACATTTATTAACTGATAATGTTAAGGTTCATCATAAAATAGCtgttgatgatttatttaaagtgGTTTTAGATAATCAAAATCTATGgtataatcaaaataataaagatgatcATAATCAAAATtggattaaaaatttaacaaatcaacaacaaattgattattttggtCAATGGGAACCAATTTATGTTGgtgattttgataaatcaattgaacatTTATCAATATCTAGACCAAATACTCTTGTTAGTGttggaaataaataa